The Flavobacterium galactosidilyticum nucleotide sequence CTTCAGCTTAAAGATTTTCAAAACTTTGATGTAGTTGATGATACTGATGCGAATGATGAGAATAACATTTTGTTACAATCGCCTGCGGTTATTTACCAAAAAGCACTAGAAAATAAAATCGAACTTAAAATTGCTCAAACTAATTTAGAGATATCTGAAAAAAATGTTGCGATTGCACAAGGTGCTTTTCAACCTACTTTGCAAGGATTTTATAGTTTTAATTCAAGGGTTGCTTACAGTGATAGGGTTGCTGGAGTGGTGCCAAATACTACTAATCCAACATCAGTTGTTGGTTTCGTAGAAGGAACAAATCAAAATGTATTGACTCCAAATTTCACAAGAGTTTTAGGTGGGCCTGCGCCATTTTTCGATCAGTTTAGTGATAATAAAGGACAGTCTTTTGGTATTCAGTTATCAGTTCCAATTTTTAATGGATTTTCAGTTCGTAATAATGTAGATCGTTCCAAAGTAAATTTAGAAAAGTCTAAAATTGCGTTAGAGCAGCAAAATTTAGATTTACAGCGTAATGTTTTTACCGCTTTTGCAGATGCAAATGGAGCGCTTAATACTTATAAGTCATCTGTTGTAGCACTTGAAGCAAGACAAGGCGCATACAATTATGCTAAAGAAAAATATGATGTCGGTTTAATGAATTCTTTTGATTTCAACCAATCACAAACTTTGTTAACTAATGCGCAATCAGAAGTTATTAGAACAAAGTATGATTATATTTTTAAAATTAAAATACTAGAATTCTACTTTGGAATTCCACTCATTAAAAATTAAATTAATTATGTCTAAAAAAACAATTTACATCCTAATTGGTGTAGCTATAGTACTAATTGCTGGTCTTGTAATACTTTCGAAAAAAGGAGTTATAGGTAATAAAGATGAGGGTACTGAAGTTGAAATAACTCAGGTTGCACCCATGACTATTGTTGAAACGGTTTCCGCTACAGGAAAAATACAACCGGAAATTGAAGTCAAGATTTCCTCAGAAGTGTCTGGAGAGATTATTTCTTTGAATGTCAAAGAAGGACAAGTGGTAAAAAAAGGAGATTTATTAGTTAAGATAAATCCTGATTTATATACTTCAGGCTATAATCGTTCTGTTTCTAATTTATCTGGAACTAAAGCAAATTTAAGTCAGGCTGATGCATCATTTAAAGAATCGAAGTCTAGTTATGATAGAAATAAAACACTTTATGATAAAGGAATAATATCTAAAGCTGATTGGGATAAAGCAGTAGGTGCGTATGAAGTGGCAAAGGCCGCTAAACAAACTGCTTTTTTTAATGTTCAAAGTGCATCAGCGACAGTTAATGAAGCAAAAGATAATTTGGGCCGTACTACGATCTATGCTCCTGCAGATGGAACTATTTCTATGCTGAATGTTGAATTAGGAGAACGTGTTTTAGGAACGCAGCAAATGACAGGGACTGAAATATTACGAGTAGCCAACTTAAATAATATGGAAGTAGAAGTAGATGTGAATGAAAATGACATCGTGAAAATTAAAGTAGGAGATGAGGCTAATGTTGAAGTTGACGCCTATTTGAAAAAGCAATTTAAGGGAACTGTCACTAGTATCTCGAATTCGGCTAGTTCTACTTTAACAGCGGATCAAGTAACTAATTTTAAAGTTAAGGTACGAATTCTTAAAGAATCCTATCAAGATTTATTAGAAGGTAAACCTAATACTTATTCGCCATTTAGACCTGGAATGACTGCAACTGTAGATATTATTACGCAAACGAAAAGCGATGTTTTAGCAGTGCCAATTAGTTCTGTAGTTGTAAAATCAGATACTACTGCTGTAAAAGATATTGTAATAGTTGATCCCAATGAAGAGCAAAAAGGAGTTCCAAAAATCGATAAGAAATTCGAGTGCGTTTTTGTAAAAGTAGGCGACAAAGCTAAAATTAGAATTATAAAAACTGGAATCCAGGATGATACTAATATCGAAGTATTAACAGGCCTGCAAAAAGGTGATGTTGTCATTATTGGACCTTATGCAACAGTTACAAAAGATTTGAATTCTGGAGATAAAGTAGCGCTTAAAACAGAAAATGACAAAGCAAAGAGTAAAAAGTAATCGATAGCAATATCAATTTTAAATCACAATTATAAGTTTTTTATAATTGTGATTTTCATTTTAAAAAAGAATCGAAAGTGGAATATATATTAAACATTGAGACTGCAACTAAAAACTGTTCTGTTGCTCTTGCAAAGGAAGGGAAAACAATTCTATGTAAAGAAATAGCCGAGGAAGGGTATTCGCATGCGGAGCGTCTTCATGTTTTTATTGAGGAAATTATAAAAGAGGCTGGAATTAGTTTAAACGATTTATCAGCGATTGCAGTAAGTCAAGGACCTGGTTCTTACACAGGATTGCGTATAGGAGTTTCTGCCGCAAAAGGGCTTTGCTTTGCTTTAGGAATTCCATTGATCGCCGTTGATACTTTACAAGTTTTGGCTTCGCAAGTAAATGTTACTGAAGGTTTGATTATTCCTATGATCGATGCACGACGAATGGAAGTATATAGCGCGATTTTTAATCCAAAATTTGATAAAAAAAGAGAGATTCTTGCGGAAATTATAGATCAGAATTCCTTTTCTGATATTGGAGAAAAACTATATTTTGTAGGTGACTGCGCTGAGAAATGCAAAGCGATATTAACCAAGGAAAATCATGTGTTTTTAGAAGATATTAAATATCCATCTGCTAAAGAAATGAGTGTTTTAAGTTTTGAAAAATTCAAAATAAACGACACTGTTGATGTCGCTTATTTTGAACCTTATTATTTAAAAGATTTTATGGTCACTACTCCAAAGAAATAAATTTT carries:
- a CDS encoding TolC family protein, whose product is MKKRFFLSLITVVVASMAMQGQTKKWTLEECVQYAIKNNISIKQVELDSQTALIDKRGAFGNFLPSLNASASHSWNIGLNQDITTGLLQNQTTQFTSAGANVGIDIYRGLQNQNNLRKANLAIIASKYQLIKMQEDVALNVANAFLQVLFNKENLKVQKVQLEINEKQYNRSEELVKAGSIPRGDLLDVKATVALNNQNVIVAENALLISRLSLAQLLQLKDFQNFDVVDDTDANDENNILLQSPAVIYQKALENKIELKIAQTNLEISEKNVAIAQGAFQPTLQGFYSFNSRVAYSDRVAGVVPNTTNPTSVVGFVEGTNQNVLTPNFTRVLGGPAPFFDQFSDNKGQSFGIQLSVPIFNGFSVRNNVDRSKVNLEKSKIALEQQNLDLQRNVFTAFADANGALNTYKSSVVALEARQGAYNYAKEKYDVGLMNSFDFNQSQTLLTNAQSEVIRTKYDYIFKIKILEFYFGIPLIKN
- a CDS encoding efflux RND transporter periplasmic adaptor subunit, yielding MSKKTIYILIGVAIVLIAGLVILSKKGVIGNKDEGTEVEITQVAPMTIVETVSATGKIQPEIEVKISSEVSGEIISLNVKEGQVVKKGDLLVKINPDLYTSGYNRSVSNLSGTKANLSQADASFKESKSSYDRNKTLYDKGIISKADWDKAVGAYEVAKAAKQTAFFNVQSASATVNEAKDNLGRTTIYAPADGTISMLNVELGERVLGTQQMTGTEILRVANLNNMEVEVDVNENDIVKIKVGDEANVEVDAYLKKQFKGTVTSISNSASSTLTADQVTNFKVKVRILKESYQDLLEGKPNTYSPFRPGMTATVDIITQTKSDVLAVPISSVVVKSDTTAVKDIVIVDPNEEQKGVPKIDKKFECVFVKVGDKAKIRIIKTGIQDDTNIEVLTGLQKGDVVIIGPYATVTKDLNSGDKVALKTENDKAKSKK
- the tsaB gene encoding tRNA (adenosine(37)-N6)-threonylcarbamoyltransferase complex dimerization subunit type 1 TsaB, with amino-acid sequence MEYILNIETATKNCSVALAKEGKTILCKEIAEEGYSHAERLHVFIEEIIKEAGISLNDLSAIAVSQGPGSYTGLRIGVSAAKGLCFALGIPLIAVDTLQVLASQVNVTEGLIIPMIDARRMEVYSAIFNPKFDKKREILAEIIDQNSFSDIGEKLYFVGDCAEKCKAILTKENHVFLEDIKYPSAKEMSVLSFEKFKINDTVDVAYFEPYYLKDFMVTTPKK